In one window of Drosophila mauritiana strain mau12 chromosome X, ASM438214v1, whole genome shotgun sequence DNA:
- the LOC117148721 gene encoding msx2-interacting protein, with amino-acid sequence MESIVLHSDVARLVLGYLVNQNLKRAAHTLCRTSPHLHHEFLALKQGLQTHNFLNGGLEEIICEHVKITSLVAGAVQKLPLDTRMQLQQMKLSERVSELIAAGERSSYTNESSTPGEPNISQSHRKRRRLRTHSPVNSISSPSFSKRPRLLPPHFYCSINRDKVRQSFLGSQDDREAELDEDDDGSTTATEDLAEEDLLPANGPGPRNNSTPRQGHTELNPLLLTPQSMPELACAIIKNQDFQETLVKNINVALQTVTVNNPSVSCDAMLDGLVKNILEATEKDPSFDRIIQEVVIGDEPPPNEEDPGVSPASDAAGAAVVPAAAGDVLPTEQPVDPVPPQTPLIIRTAVAATTGTNADPNFSISKLIVLNSNESVQKMVAGLDTSNISFTSEGLNLNFADPASMLSEVEATAAGQVCVDATTGQLTFPMYLSNGGLLSHLPFLVNNEWVAQQLGPDAFANIDDSHIEISLPEPITLSANQLPPNSIIISSAQKQPPPQSVGPPVQLIKEAAKVDNKAGKGTAANEQPIDQLEEEQRKLPPASLDSSRQVMERVTPSTSGIINVKAFRSLSTPRKRTSHVRTLTFSPKVPPGGVLHSNTPLSTRRPGLLAKVQEKPIINHVEIIQAACDLSSNEGLGGVPPLFAMEECSNQTVIRAHPPAAAASVAPAPPLAATPKRKQKRQAAVKACKRIISQAESESKTDKDQKKIMPNNNSVCSASSSAHDDSAEASKENLQEQQKIERKADVGSTAREDAVVDNDMAAWQRQLHGSNSDLENRLREINSKREDVKASGRSRRSKKKDTPTSASSRSRKAPMVKAKAESKNSAKKDSTEKINIKIITPQKPKLLKKKKVFETKEEIIDETIEETIEETIDETQAEVEEKDQKKKSELRGNHAKDQEQAKALAAELSRPNMAMLLDTPFKASPIGAGASGAVKDDTTSKAADVGGAAIIPPTPGMAIPPLDTPYGKLPSSSFLFGSDTKSILDTPQLSAITPGFRLTPFGQMPGTPIGSAAKTEYSSGSSYYRPDEAEHTDANAQCAIQQWCDPQEKEQPKVRSTPKKKKVEAEDELSEQKNQELIEMERSKKDLHPEDKHAEDNKKTPKRPEKRVDEHLEETENDVEKKEAVLEKTPETVKQPVVLSLEPTVLRRVRSFGSEAVDNAESAAAGSFPSDQQQLPHYKLLPGLPEAIIEGSSNSSSSATSASSSSSSSSSSSSSSSSSSSSSSASSHSGKEEEGNGDNVHEKCSKEKEVLLNIDNLSNISSTEDEEWLKAAGSEDAVLPIFAIDSQPGQLVSQDGEVRYPIRNWLTPSKEQVQESDTSGEQQAKAAPPKSEAAPVPSPPLPITPPAAPPPPPPPPPNTFDPSCVAPPTASPSRQEHQRQQLNEKRQRVVAKFKEQPLPIKGQGRKTTNKKLTAMRENAKLANPSSQKSPKKRKHIEPLKTKAAKKYIEPNPKDMSTEAPGPPVDAAKDAPADPPASKLDPALLMALNLSAKKQESLPTVIKPKVNRAAVEIAAQPAPGKRGRPKKAQNGEPAKICMRRSSRLFENKTPAPEDLPKPIEGPKTKTQTKANTKKPAKKRVEARVPSSKTDAPALPIVAEAESTQKSPKQKPQSQQPIPEPKQDTPPSKCDSEPDDSDFEQDMCLSSSQERFTYNFTYADNGPKSSNPMIRQPSSYFNSYQMRLMTDDEQLHTLRIASAQVLCLGQPVASAIRNIPKKRIRRMTSNSGGTAATGGSASVSGSGTGAEVAAAGEQPSATSTPLVEKPPSRSGPQDEEDLEVATINSAPIAANTSSGVGGEETPENSAQQKELQSENHIVEIEDIESILSHLHGT; translated from the exons ATGGAGTCGATTGTCCTGCATTCGGACGTGGCTCGCTTGGTCCTGG GCTACCTAGTCAACCAGAATCTAAAAAGGGCCGCACACACTCTGTGTCGCACATCGCCTCACCTGCACCATGAGTTCTTGGCCCTTAAACAGGGCCTGCAGACGCACAACTTCCTTAACGGGGGTCTGGAGGAGATCATCTGCGAGCATGTCAAGATCACAAGTTTGG TGGCCGGTGCCGTGCAGAAGCTGCCGCTGGATACGCGTATGCAGCTGCAGCAGATGAAGCTGTCGGAACGGGTCAGCGAACTGATAGCCGCCGGCGAAAGGAGTAGCTATACCAATGAAAGCAGCACCCCAGGCGAGCCCAACATATCGCAGTCGCATCGCAAGAGAAGGCGCTT ACGCACCCATTCTCCCGTGAACAGCATTTCTTCGCCTTCGTTTAGCAAGCGACCGCGTCTGTTGCCGCCACACTTCTACTGCAGCATTAACCGCGACAAGGTCAGGCAGAGTTTCCTAGGCAGCCAGGATGACCGCGAGGCGGAACTGGACGAGGACGATGATGGTAGCACAACGGCAACCGAGGACTTGGCGGAGGAGGACTTACTTCCGGCAAATGGTCCTGGTCCGCGCAACAATTCCACGCCGCGCCAAGGTCACACCGAGCTCAATCCACTTCTGCTCACGCCGCAAAGCATGCCT GAACTGGCATGCGCGATAATTAAAAATCAAGACTTCCAGGAGACGCTGGTAAAGAATATTAACGTAGCGCTGCAGACGGTGACTGTTAACAATCCGTCGGTAAGCTGTGACGCCATGTTGGACGGTCTAGTAAAGAACATACTCGAAGCCACCGAGAAGGATCCCTCTTTCGATCGCATCATACAGGAAGTGGTGATCGGAGATGAACCACCGCCAAATGAGGAGGACCCTGGTGTGTCGCCTGCCTCTGATGCTGCTGGGGCTGCTGTTgttccagctgctgctggagaTGTGCTGCCGACAGAACAGCCTGTGGATCCCGTGCCGCCGCAAACACCGCTTATCATTCGCACCGCCGTTGCAGCCACCACAGGAACTAATGCGGATCCCAACTTCTCCATCTCCAAGCTTATCGTACTGAACTCCAACGAGAGTGTCCAAAAAATGGTTGCTGGCTTGGATACGTCCAATATCAGCTTTACAAGCGAAGGCCTCAATCTAAATTTCGCCGATCCAGCGTCAATGCTCAGCGAGGTGGAGGCGACAGCTGCTGGTCAGGTTTGTGTGGACGCCACCACCGGGCAGCTGACGTTTCCCATGTACCTATCGAACGGTGGACTGCTGTCGCATCTTCCATTCCTGGTGAACAACGAGTGGGTAGCCCAGCAACTTGGGCCGGATGCCTTTGCCAACATTGATGACTCGCACATAGAGATATCGCTGCCGGAGCCGATTACTTTGTCTGCCAATCAGCTGCCCCCCAATTCCATTATCATTAGCAGCGCCCAGAAACAACCACCTCCCCAAAGCGTGGGGCCTCCAGTCCAGTTGATAAAAGAAGCAGCCAAAGTGGACAACAAGGCGGGCAAGGGAACGGCGGCAAATGAGCAACCGATAGATCAactggaggaggagcagcgaAAGCTTCCACCCGCATCCCTGGATTCATCAAGACAAGTCATGGAAAGAGTGACACCCTCGACGTCGGGAATAATCAACGTAAAGGCCTTTCGTAGCTTATCCACTCCCCGAAAGAGAACCTCACATGTACGAACATTAACTTTTTCCCCTAAGGTTCCTCCTGGTGGCGTCCTGCATTCCAATACGCCGCTCTCCACTAGGCGACCTGGTTTGCTGGCCAAAGTCCAAGAGAAGCCAATTATCAACCATGTGGAGATCATCCAGGCCGCCTGCGACCTCAGCTCAAACGAGGGCCTTGGAGGAGTGCCACCACTCTTTGCCATGGAGGAGTGCAGCAATCAGACGGTGATCAGGGCCCATCCTCCAGCTGCCGCTGCGTCAGTAGCTCCGGCTCCTCCGTTGGCGGCCAcgccaaaaagaaaacagaagCGTCAAGCAGCGGTCAAGGCCTGCAAGCGAATCATATCCCAGGCGGAATCGGAAAGCAAGACGGATAAGGATCAAAAGAAAATTATGCCCAACAATAATTCTGTTTGCAGCGCATCGTCGTCCGCTCACGATGACAGCGCCGAGGCCAGCAAAGAGAATctccaggagcagcagaagaTAGAGAGAAAGGCAGATGTAGGCTCCACCGCCAGAGAAGACGCAGTTGTAGATAACGATATGGCCGCCTGGCAGCGCCAGTTGCATGGTTCCAATTCTGACCTTGAAAATCGGCTGCGTGAGATCAACTCCAAGCGCGAGGATGTAAAGGCTTCCGGTCGCTCGAGGCGTTCAAAGAAAAAAGATACACCCACTTCAGCTTCGTCGAGATCACGAAAAGCTCCAATGGTCAAAGCGAAGGCGGAGTCCAAGAATTCGGCGAAGAAGGATTCCACCGAGAAGATAAACATCAAGATTATCACTCCTCAGAAACCAAAGCTcctgaagaagaagaaggtgTTTGAGACAAAAGAGGAAATCATAGACGAAACCATAGAAGAAACCATAGAAGAAACCATAGACGAAACCCAAGCGGAGGTCGAGGAAAAGGATCAGAAGAAGAAAAGTGAACTACGAGGCAATCATGCAAAGGATCAGGAGCAAGCAAAGGCCTTAGCGGCAGAACTGTCGCGACCCAACATGGCCATGCTTCTGGACACTCCGTTTAAAGCATCTCCCATTGGAGCAGGAGCAAGCGGAGCCGTAAAAGATGACACCACATCAAAGGCAGCAGATGTTGGTGGAGCCGCTATCATCCCACCCACGCCAGGAATGGCCATTCCACCTCTGGACACGCCATATGGCAAGTTGCCCAGTAGCAGCTTTCTCTTTGGTTCGGATACCAAAAGTATTTTGGATACGCCCCAGTTGAGCGCAATAACACCTGGATTTCGCTTGACACCTTTTGGACAGATGCCCGGTACTCCGATAGGCAGTGCTGCCAAGACTGAGTACTCTTCAGGCAGTTCCTATTATCGTCCGGATGAAGCGGAACACACCGATGCGAATGCGCAGTGCGCAATACAACAGTGGTGTGATCCGCAGGAGAAAGAACAACCCAAGGTTCGGTCAACGCCAAAGAAGAAAAAGGTAGAGGCAGAGGATGAGCTTTCGGAACAGAAAAATCAAGAGCTAATAGAAATGGAGCGTTCAAAGAAAGACCTTCATCCGGAGGACAAACATGCTGAGGACAATAAGAAAACACCGAAAAGACCAGAGAAGCGGGTTGATGAACATCTGGAGGAAACTGAAAACGATGTTGAAAAGAAGGAAGCGGTTTTAGAAAAGACACCAGAGACTGTGAAGCAACCCGTTGTCCTGTCCTTGGAGCCCACCGTCCTTCGACGCGTTCGATCCTTTGGCAGTGAGGCGGTGGATAATGCGGAATCCGCTGCCGCTGGCTCTTTTCCCTCCGATCAACAGCAGCTTCCGCACTATAAACTTTTGCCTGGCCTGCCCGAGGCAATCATTGAAGGATCTAGTAATTCTAGCTCCTCGGCAACCAGTGCATCGTCCTCATCCAGTTCGAGCTCAAGCTCCTCCAGTAGTTCATCATCGAGTTCCTCAAGTTCCTCAGCAAGTTCTCACAGCGGAAAGGAGGAAGAGGGAAATGGCGACAATGTCCACGAAAAGTGCAGCAAGGAAAAGGAGGTGCTACTAAACATAGACAACCTATCGAACATAAGCAGCACGGAAGACGAAGAGTGGCTGAAGGCAGCCGGTTCTGAGGATGCGGTTTTGCCAATTTTTGCTATCGACAGTCAGCCAGGACAGTTAGTTAGCCAGGATGGGGAGGTCCGCTATCCTATCCGGAATTGGCTGACACCAAGCAAAGAGCAGGTCCAGGAGTCGGATACCAGTGGAGAACAGCAAGCAAAAGCTGCACCTCCTAAATCGGAGGCTGCTCCTGTTCCGTCTCCGCCGCTTCCTATAACTCCgccagctgctcctccgccgcctCCACCGCCTCCGCCAAATACATTCGATCCTTCATGCGTCGCTCCTCCAACGGCCTCGCCAAGCCGTCAGGAACACCAACGCCAGCAGCTGAACGAAAAGCGCCAACGTGTAGTGGCCAAGTTTAAGGAGCAACCCTTACCGATCAAAGGTCAAGGGAGAAAAACTACCAACAAGAAGCTCACTGCAATGCGTGAAAACGCCAAATTGGCCAATCCAAGCAGTCAAAAATCTCCAAAAAAGCGAAAGCACATCGAGCCactgaaaacaaaagcagctAAAAAGTATATAGAACCAAATCCGAAAGATATGTCCACAGAGGCTCCTGGTCCGCCAGTCGATGCGGCCAAAGATGCGCCAGCAGATCCGCCAGCCAGCAAATTGGATCCCGCTCTGCTCATGGCCCTGAATCTATCTGCGAAAAAACAGGAATCATTACCGACTGTAATCAAACCAAAGGTAAATCGAGCAGCGGTTGAAATTGCGGCGCAGCCTGCCCCTGGAAAACGTGGACGCCCCAAAAAGGCACAGAACGGGGAGCCAGCCAAGATCTGTATGCGTCGATCCTCGCGCCTATTCGAAAATAAAA CTCCTGCTCCGGAAGATCTCCCCAAACCCATTGAAGGACCGAAGACGAAGACCCAAACCAAGGCAAATACCAAGAAACCGGCCAAGAAACGTGTCGAGGCAAGGGTGCCCTCCTCCAAAACGGATGCTCCGGCTCTGCCCATAGTAGCGGAGGCGGAATCCACCCAAAAATCTCCAAAGCAAAAGCCGCAAAGTCAGCAACCAATACCAGAGCCCAAACAGGATACACCGCCGTCGAAATGCGATTCGGAGCCCGATGACAGCGACTTCGAGCAGGACATGTGCCTGAGCAGCAGCCAGGAGCGGTTTACCTATAACTTCACATATGCGGACAACGGACCCAAGTCCAGCAATCCGATGATACGTCAGCCATCGAGCTATTTCAATAGCTATCAGATGCGCTTGATGACCGATGACGAACAGCTGCATACGCTGCGCATAGCCAGCGCCCAGGTGCTCTGTCTGGGCCAACCGGTGGCCAGCGCCATTCGCAATATACCCAAGAAGCGGATTCGCCGCATGACTAGCAATAGTGGCGGGACTGCGGCAACAGGGGGAAGTGCAAGTGTAAGTGGAAGTGGAACGGGAGCggaagttgctgctgctggcgaaCAGCCTTCGGCCACGTCTACGCCGCTGGTGGAGAAGCCCCCATCCAGGAGTGGGCCGCAAGATGAGGAAGATCTGGAGGTGGCCACCAT CAATTCAGCTCCGATAGCAGCGAACACCAGCAGCGGAGTTGGCGGCGAGGAGACCCCGGAGAACTCTGCTCAGCAGAAGGAGCTGCAGAGCGAGAACCACATCGTGGAGATCGAGGACATCGAGTCTATACTCTCGCATCTGCACGGCACCTGA
- the LOC117148620 gene encoding la-related protein 7 yields MAAKSTEKEKGEGLEAATSAEKPDPAAPTEPAEEKSKELAPEDTTPDKKDGGRKRKRHLFNSIRGQMEFYFGDANLSKDRFLRRYVEQDPYVPLEIFLTFNKIKTLTQDVQQIAKALSNSQLLELDETNLKVKRRTKLPDQRDVNDKTLYVEALPANATHDWLKEVFSRYGAVAYVSLPHYPGTKKIKEFAFIEFEKSGSLEKAVKAFAQIQGVLSVETDPSDLASVRSFQQQQQSQQKAEQTQSEAEQAELPKRNLKREATDKDREEVHEVKRVKLEEGQPSETSTAGETASETDAEATAEGSDEEGKTEATDGDEAAKKRRRKRKKKAIVDKPNIEPSALELKVLPKTSWSSMRNKYLNLQRRLVSEAKSKLWRENHPQNQQHPHHQQHSHPNHPKPSQLPEAAKEEETGGEVLSDGGEGAVEAAPVPAKRRKAVHKMNMNFYGAGGVESTKSEEPSQERTPLFKYEPGLIVECSLLEPCTNIKEFKADMRQYPDIKYVDIKEGEQVALLRLSTPAAAEELVRQGNCPERQLKVLSGQQETLYWRKIEQDREAKLSKKVRVQQKRGREKVGKMLGKHIKFDDGDDEVQGAVMD; encoded by the exons ATGGCTGCCAAGAGCACGGAGAAGGAGAAGGGCGAGGGTCTGGAGGCCGCGACGTCAGCGGAGAAACCCGATCCAGCCGCACCCACTGAACCAGCTGAGGAAAAGTCCAAGGAACTGGCGCCGGAAGACACAACGCCGGATAAAAAGGATGGTGGACGTAAAAGGAAAAGGCATTTGTTCAATTCGATTCGCGGCCAAATGGAATTCTACTTCGGTGACGCCAACTTGAGCAAGGATCGCTTCCTTAGGCGCTACGTAGAGCAGGATCCAT ATGTACCTTTGGAAATCTTTCTCACTTTTAATAAGATAAAGACGCTCACACAGGATGTGCAGCAGATAGCCAAGGCACTAAGCAACTCCCAGCTCCTGGAGCTGGATGAGACCAACCTAAAGGTCAAGCGACGTACCAAGCTGCCAGATCAGCGCGATGTCAACGACAAAACCTTGTATGTAGAGGCCCTTCCTGCAAATGCCACTCACGATTGGCTGAAGGAGGTATTCAGTCGCTATGGAGCGGTGGCCTACGTGTCCCTGCCCCACTATCCGGGCACAAAAAAGATTAAGGAATTTGCCTTTATCGAGTTTGAAAAGAGCGGGTCCTTGGAGAAGGCTGTGAAGGCTTTTGCCCAGATACAGGGCGTTTTGTCCGTAGAAACCGATCCCAGCGATTTGGCCAGTGTGCGCTCCtttcagcaacagcagcagtcgcaACAGAAAGCGGAGCAGACGCAGTCAGAGGCTGAACAGGCTGAGTTGCCAAAGAGAAATCTAAAAAGGGAGGCCACCGACAAGGATCGCGAGGAGGTACACGAAGTGAAACGGGTTAAGTTGGAGGAGGGTCAGCCCAGCGAGACCTCTACAGCTGGGGAAACAGCGAGTGAAACGGATGCGGAAGCTACAGCCGAAGGCTCCGATGAGGAGGGCAAAACAGAGGCAACCGATGGCGATGAGGCTGCCAAAAAGCGCCGTCGCAAGCGCAAGAAAAAGGCGATTGTGGACAAGCCAAACATTGAGCCCAGTGCCCTGGAGCTTAAGGTGCTACCCAAGACCAGTTGGAGCAGTATGCGCAATAAGTACTTGAATCTACAGCGGCGCCTCGTCAGTGAGGCAAAGAGCAAGCTGTGGCGTGAAAATCACCCACAAAATCAGCAGCACCCTCATCACCAGCAGCACAGCCACCCAAACCATCCAAAACCTTCGCAACTGCCCGAGGCAGCCAAAGAGGAGGAAACCGGAGGCGAGGTCCTTAGCGATGGCGGTGAAGGTGCCGTAGAAGCAGCGCCTGTGCCAGCCAAGCGTCGCAAGGCGGTGCACAAGATGAACATGAATTTCTACGGCGCCGGCGGCGTGGAATCAACCAAATCCGAAGAACCTTCGCAGGAACGCACGCCGCTCTTCAAATACGAACCCGGTCTGATTGTGGAGTGCTCTCTGCTAGAACCGTGCACCAATATTAAAGAGTTTAAGGCTGACATGCGCCAATATCCGGATATTAAATATGTGGATATTAAGGAGGGCGAACAAGTGGCCCTACTACGTTTGAGCACGCCTGCCGCAGCCGAAGAACTGGTACGCCAGGGCAACTGCCCTGAGAGGCAGCTGAAAGTGCTCTCTGGGCAGCAGGAGACGCTCTATTGGCGCAAAATCGAGCAGGATCGCGAGGCGAAACTGTCGAAAAAAGTTCGCGTGCAGCAAAAACGCGGTCGCGAGAAAGTGGGCAAAATGCTGGGTAAGCACATTAAGTTtgatgatggcgatgatgaagTGCAGGGGGCCGTTATGGACTGA
- the LOC117148622 gene encoding TM2 domain-containing protein almondex yields the protein MPHVYGHTLPPPLIFLKGKTITFPAYSPLYLTKMRLRRQCIVVNMRSAIVLIMIFVLTGIRNSETASGGNQMDLSDSKGDHKDNSNASNGNGNANDNEVYVPPLVTSMVAKSGGGAGGLLDNITAYSSSSSSSSNGNNNMLCPYDKETPCDRLQFPCIRCNYNHGCIYGRDLNVTCEVINNVQCLGERSFQRQMNCRYCYQTEMWQQSCGQRSSCNSATDKLFRTNCTVHHDVLCLGNRSFTRNLRCNWTQGYRWSTALLISLTLGGFGADRFYLGHWQEGIGKLFSFGGLGVWTIIDVLLISMHYLGPADGSLYI from the coding sequence ATGCCACACGTTTACGGTCACACTCTCCCACCCCCACTCATTTTCTTGAAgggaaaaacaataacatttCCGGCGTATTCCCCGCTCTATTTGACAAAAATGAGGCTCCGACGGCAGTGCATTGTGGTCAACATGCGATCGGCCATTGTCCTGATCATGATCTTCGTACTGACGGGGATCAGGAACAGCGAAACTGCCAGCGGTGGCAACCAGATGGACTTATCGGACTCAAAAGGCGATCACAAGGACAACAGCAATGCGAGCAATGGCAATGGAAATGCCAACGATAACGAGGTGTATGTGCCGCCCCTGGTGACCAGCATGGTGGCCAAGAGCGGGGGAGGAGCCGGTGGACTTCTGGACAACATAACCGcctacagcagcagcagcagcagtagcagcaatGGGAACAACAACATGCTGTGCCCGTACGATAAGGAAACGCCCTGTGATCGCCTGCAGTTTCCCTGCATCCGTTGCAACTACAACCATGGATGCATCTACGGCCGGGACTTGAATGTCACCTGCGAGGTGATCAACAATGTCCAGTGCCTGGGCGAACGAAGTTTCCAGCGACAAATGAATTGTCGATACTGCTACCAAACGGAAATGTGGCAACAGAGCTGTGGCCAGCGCTCCAGTTGCAACTCGGCGACGGATAAGCTATTCCGTACCAACTGCACCGTGCACCATGATGTGCTCTGCCTGGGCAATCGATCCTTTACCCGCAATCTGCGCTGCAACTGGACGCAGGGCTATCGCTGGAGCACAGCCCTGCTGATTAGCCTCACACTGGGCGGCTTTGGAGCGGATCGATTTTACTTGGGCCACTGGCAGGAAGGGATTGGGAAGCTGTTCAGCTTTGGCGGCCTCGGCGTCTGGACCATCATCGATGTCCTGCTCATCTCCATGCATTATTTGGGGCCAGCGGATGGCTCACTTTACATATAG
- the LOC117148621 gene encoding dual specificity mitogen-activated protein kinase kinase dSOR1 isoform X2, with product MSKNKLNLVLPPVNTEATVAAATVAPTPPFKTPSGTDLLGKPKTSIDALTETLEGLDMGDTERKRIKVFLSQKEKIGELSDEDLEKLGELGSGNGGVVMKVRHTHTHLIMARKLIHLEVKPAIKKQILRELKVLHECNFPHIVGFYGAFYSDGEISICMEYMDGGSLDLILKRAGRIPESILGRITLAVLKGLSYLREKHAIIHRDVKPSNILVNSSGEIKICDFGVSGQLIDSMANSFVGTRSYMSPERLQGTHYSVQSDIWSLGLSLVEMAIGMYPIPPPNTATLESIFADNAEETGQPTDEPRAMAIFELLDYIVNEPPPKLEHKIFSTEFKDFVDICLKKQPDERADLKTLLIHPWIGKAEKEEVDISGWVCKTMDLPPSTPKRNTSPN from the exons ATGTCGAAGAACAAGCTGAATCTGGTGCTACCGCCGGTAAATACGGAGGCAACTGTTGCCGCCGCCACAGTGGCGCCGACGCCGCCGTTCAAAACCCCCTCGGGCACAGA TTTGCTGGGGAAGCCCAAGACGAGCATCGATGCGCTGACAGAGACGCTGGAGGGTCTGGACATGGGCGACACGGAACGCAAGCGGATCAAGGTCTTCCTGAGCCAGAAGGAGAAGATCGGCGAGCTGTCCGACGAGGATCTGGAGAAGCTGGGCGAGCTGGGATCGGGCAATGGCGGCGTGGTGATGAAGGTCcggcacacgcacacacacctgATCATGGCCAGGAAACTGATCCATCTGGAGGTGAAGCCGGCGATCAAGAAACAGATCCTGCGCGAACTGAAAGTCCTGCACGAATGTAATTTCCCGCACATTGTCGGTTTCTACGGCGCCTTTTACAGCGACGGCGAGATCAGTATCTGCATGGAGTATATGGACGGTGGATCACTTGACCTGATCCTCAAGCGGGCCGGTCGAATACCGGAGTCCATCCTCGGCAGGATCACGCTTGCGGTGCTTAAGGGCTTGAGCTATCTGCGAGAAAAACACGCCATCATCCACCGTGACGTCAAGCCGAGCAATATCCTCGTCAACAGCAGCGGCGAGATCAAGATCTGTGATTTCGGCGTCTCTGGCCAACTGATCGACTCGATGGCCAACTCCTTTGTGGGCACCCGAAGCTATATGTCG CCGGAGCGACTGCAAGGCACCCACTACTCCGTGCAGTCGGACATCTGGTCGTTGGGCCTGTCGCTGGTGGAGATGGCCATCGGCATGTACCCCATCCCGCCGCCAAACACCGCCACCCTGGAGTCGATATTCGCCGACAATGCGGAGGAGACCGGCCAGCCGACGGACGAGCCCAGGGCAATGGCCATCTTCGAGCTGCTGGATTACATTGTGAACGAACCGCCGCCCAAGCTAGAGCACAAGATCTTCTCCACCGAGTTCAAGGACTTCGTGGACATCTGCCTGAAGAAACAGCCCGACGAGCGGGCAGATCTCAAGACCCTGCTG ATTCATCCGTGGATAGGCAAGGCGGAAAAGGAGGAGGTGGATATATCCGGCTGGGTGTGCAAGACAATGGATCTGCCGCCGTCGACGCCAAAGCGTAATACGTCGCCCAACTAG
- the LOC117148621 gene encoding dual specificity mitogen-activated protein kinase kinase dSOR1 isoform X1, which yields MSKNKLNLVLPPVNTEATVAAATVAPTPPFKTPSGTDTHSLLGKPKTSIDALTETLEGLDMGDTERKRIKVFLSQKEKIGELSDEDLEKLGELGSGNGGVVMKVRHTHTHLIMARKLIHLEVKPAIKKQILRELKVLHECNFPHIVGFYGAFYSDGEISICMEYMDGGSLDLILKRAGRIPESILGRITLAVLKGLSYLREKHAIIHRDVKPSNILVNSSGEIKICDFGVSGQLIDSMANSFVGTRSYMSPERLQGTHYSVQSDIWSLGLSLVEMAIGMYPIPPPNTATLESIFADNAEETGQPTDEPRAMAIFELLDYIVNEPPPKLEHKIFSTEFKDFVDICLKKQPDERADLKTLLIHPWIGKAEKEEVDISGWVCKTMDLPPSTPKRNTSPN from the exons ATGTCGAAGAACAAGCTGAATCTGGTGCTACCGCCGGTAAATACGGAGGCAACTGTTGCCGCCGCCACAGTGGCGCCGACGCCGCCGTTCAAAACCCCCTCGGGCACAGA CACACACAGTTTGCTGGGGAAGCCCAAGACGAGCATCGATGCGCTGACAGAGACGCTGGAGGGTCTGGACATGGGCGACACGGAACGCAAGCGGATCAAGGTCTTCCTGAGCCAGAAGGAGAAGATCGGCGAGCTGTCCGACGAGGATCTGGAGAAGCTGGGCGAGCTGGGATCGGGCAATGGCGGCGTGGTGATGAAGGTCcggcacacgcacacacacctgATCATGGCCAGGAAACTGATCCATCTGGAGGTGAAGCCGGCGATCAAGAAACAGATCCTGCGCGAACTGAAAGTCCTGCACGAATGTAATTTCCCGCACATTGTCGGTTTCTACGGCGCCTTTTACAGCGACGGCGAGATCAGTATCTGCATGGAGTATATGGACGGTGGATCACTTGACCTGATCCTCAAGCGGGCCGGTCGAATACCGGAGTCCATCCTCGGCAGGATCACGCTTGCGGTGCTTAAGGGCTTGAGCTATCTGCGAGAAAAACACGCCATCATCCACCGTGACGTCAAGCCGAGCAATATCCTCGTCAACAGCAGCGGCGAGATCAAGATCTGTGATTTCGGCGTCTCTGGCCAACTGATCGACTCGATGGCCAACTCCTTTGTGGGCACCCGAAGCTATATGTCG CCGGAGCGACTGCAAGGCACCCACTACTCCGTGCAGTCGGACATCTGGTCGTTGGGCCTGTCGCTGGTGGAGATGGCCATCGGCATGTACCCCATCCCGCCGCCAAACACCGCCACCCTGGAGTCGATATTCGCCGACAATGCGGAGGAGACCGGCCAGCCGACGGACGAGCCCAGGGCAATGGCCATCTTCGAGCTGCTGGATTACATTGTGAACGAACCGCCGCCCAAGCTAGAGCACAAGATCTTCTCCACCGAGTTCAAGGACTTCGTGGACATCTGCCTGAAGAAACAGCCCGACGAGCGGGCAGATCTCAAGACCCTGCTG ATTCATCCGTGGATAGGCAAGGCGGAAAAGGAGGAGGTGGATATATCCGGCTGGGTGTGCAAGACAATGGATCTGCCGCCGTCGACGCCAAAGCGTAATACGTCGCCCAACTAG